Proteins encoded together in one Oncorhynchus mykiss isolate Arlee chromosome 7, USDA_OmykA_1.1, whole genome shotgun sequence window:
- the LOC110528477 gene encoding transmembrane protein adipocyte-associated 1 homolog isoform X1, translating to MFDTVTAGVMIAQYNGSVLPTSVENTSATPTWGPEPHRCLQVLYEDIGELRVRFWDLMLLIPNVIFFMFLMWKLPSARAKVTLTSSPIFITFYILVFVVAAVGITRAIVSMTVRASSSATIIDKVLWEISRFFLLTMELSVIILGLAFGHLESQSSIKRVLAITAVLALGYSITQGTLEIVYPDEHLSAEDFNIYGHGGRQFWLASSCCFFLIYSLVVILPKTPMRERISLPSKKSFYVYAAILSLLNLVQGLGSALLCAGIIEGLCCVDVTTFIYFSVFAPLIYVTFLKGFFGSEPKVLFSYKCQVDEPDDQTDVHLPPASGLGHKEQLERGSFYPGTQIDGLTAATMGTGIAAYLDNVASGPFGPGSINSDRWRAINA from the exons ATGTTTGACACCGTGACTGCGGGGGTGATGATTGCGCAATACAATGGCAGTGTATTGCCTACCTCAGTGGAGAACACATCAGCAACACCAACCTGGGGACCAGAGCCTCACAGATGTTTGCAGGTCCTATACGAGGACATTGGCGAGTTAAG AGTGCGGTTTTGGGACCTCATGCTGCTCATTCCCAATGTAATCTTCTTCATGTTCTTGATGTGGAAACTGCCCTCAGCCAGGGCTAAAGTCACACTCACCTCCAGCCCCATCTTTATTACCTTCTACATTCTG GTTTTTGTGGTGGCAGCGGTGGGAATCACCCGTGCTATCGTGTCCATGACCGTCAGAGCATCAAGTTCTGCCACCATCATTGACAAG GTGCTGTGGGAGATCAGCCGTTTCTTTCTGCTCACCATGGAGCTCAGTGTTATTATCCTGGGACTGGCTTTTG GCCACCTTGAGAGTCAGTCCAGTATAAAGCGTGTGCTGGCTATCACTGCTGTACTGGCACTGGGCTACTCGATCACACAG GGCACACTGGAGATCGTGTACCCCGACGAGCACCTGTCTGCCGAGGACTTCAACATCTACGGCCACGGAGGACGCCAGTTTTGGTTGGCCAGCTCTTGCTGCTTCTTCCTG ATCTACTCTTTGGTTGTCATCCTTCCCAAAACCCCGATGAGGGAGAGAATATCTTTGCCAT CTAAGAAGAGTTTTTATGTGTACGCTGCCATTCTGTCCCTGCTCAATCTGGTCCAGGGGCTGGGCAGTGCCCTTCTGTGTGCCGGCATCATAGAGGGGCTCTG CTGCGTAGATGTCACCaccttcatctacttctctgtgTTTGCCCCACTCATCTACGTCACCTTCCTCAAAGGCTTCTTCGG CTCAGAGCCCAAGGTCCTCTTCTCCTACAAGTGCCAGGTGGACGAGCCTGACGACCAGACGGATGTCCACCTGCCCCCCGCCTCAGGCCTGGGCCACAAGGAGCAGCTGGAACGGGGCTCCTTCTACCCCGGCACCCAGATAGATGGCCTGACTGCTGCAACCATGGGCACCGGCATAGCTGCTTACCTGGACAATGTGGCCTCTGGTCCTTTCGGGCCGGGCAGCATAAACAGCGACCGCTGGAGAGCCATCAAcgcctga
- the LOC110528477 gene encoding transmembrane protein adipocyte-associated 1 homolog isoform X3, with product MLLIPNVIFFMFLMWKLPSARAKVTLTSSPIFITFYILVFVVAAVGITRAIVSMTVRASSSATIIDKVLWEISRFFLLTMELSVIILGLAFGHLESQSSIKRVLAITAVLALGYSITQGTLEIVYPDEHLSAEDFNIYGHGGRQFWLASSCCFFLIYSLVVILPKTPMRERISLPSKKSFYVYAAILSLLNLVQGLGSALLCAGIIEGLCCVDVTTFIYFSVFAPLIYVTFLKGFFGSEPKVLFSYKCQVDEPDDQTDVHLPPASGLGHKEQLERGSFYPGTQIDGLTAATMGTGIAAYLDNVASGPFGPGSINSDRWRAINA from the exons ATGCTGCTCATTCCCAATGTAATCTTCTTCATGTTCTTGATGTGGAAACTGCCCTCAGCCAGGGCTAAAGTCACACTCACCTCCAGCCCCATCTTTATTACCTTCTACATTCTG GTTTTTGTGGTGGCAGCGGTGGGAATCACCCGTGCTATCGTGTCCATGACCGTCAGAGCATCAAGTTCTGCCACCATCATTGACAAG GTGCTGTGGGAGATCAGCCGTTTCTTTCTGCTCACCATGGAGCTCAGTGTTATTATCCTGGGACTGGCTTTTG GCCACCTTGAGAGTCAGTCCAGTATAAAGCGTGTGCTGGCTATCACTGCTGTACTGGCACTGGGCTACTCGATCACACAG GGCACACTGGAGATCGTGTACCCCGACGAGCACCTGTCTGCCGAGGACTTCAACATCTACGGCCACGGAGGACGCCAGTTTTGGTTGGCCAGCTCTTGCTGCTTCTTCCTG ATCTACTCTTTGGTTGTCATCCTTCCCAAAACCCCGATGAGGGAGAGAATATCTTTGCCAT CTAAGAAGAGTTTTTATGTGTACGCTGCCATTCTGTCCCTGCTCAATCTGGTCCAGGGGCTGGGCAGTGCCCTTCTGTGTGCCGGCATCATAGAGGGGCTCTG CTGCGTAGATGTCACCaccttcatctacttctctgtgTTTGCCCCACTCATCTACGTCACCTTCCTCAAAGGCTTCTTCGG CTCAGAGCCCAAGGTCCTCTTCTCCTACAAGTGCCAGGTGGACGAGCCTGACGACCAGACGGATGTCCACCTGCCCCCCGCCTCAGGCCTGGGCCACAAGGAGCAGCTGGAACGGGGCTCCTTCTACCCCGGCACCCAGATAGATGGCCTGACTGCTGCAACCATGGGCACCGGCATAGCTGCTTACCTGGACAATGTGGCCTCTGGTCCTTTCGGGCCGGGCAGCATAAACAGCGACCGCTGGAGAGCCATCAAcgcctga
- the LOC110528477 gene encoding transmembrane protein adipocyte-associated 1 homolog isoform X2, with the protein MFDTVTAGVMIAQYNGSVLPTSVENTSATPTWGPEPHRCLQVLYEDIGELRVRFWDLMLLIPNVIFFMFLMWKLPSARAKVTLTSSPIFITFYILVFVVAAVGITRAIVSMTVRASSSATIIDKVLWEISRFFLLTMELSVIILGLAFGHLESQSSIKRVLAITAVLALGYSITQGTLEIVYPDEHLSAEDFNIYGHGGRQFWLASSCCFFLIYSLVVILPKTPMRERISLPSKKSFYVYAAILSLLNLVQGLGSALLCAGIIEGLCSEPKVLFSYKCQVDEPDDQTDVHLPPASGLGHKEQLERGSFYPGTQIDGLTAATMGTGIAAYLDNVASGPFGPGSINSDRWRAINA; encoded by the exons ATGTTTGACACCGTGACTGCGGGGGTGATGATTGCGCAATACAATGGCAGTGTATTGCCTACCTCAGTGGAGAACACATCAGCAACACCAACCTGGGGACCAGAGCCTCACAGATGTTTGCAGGTCCTATACGAGGACATTGGCGAGTTAAG AGTGCGGTTTTGGGACCTCATGCTGCTCATTCCCAATGTAATCTTCTTCATGTTCTTGATGTGGAAACTGCCCTCAGCCAGGGCTAAAGTCACACTCACCTCCAGCCCCATCTTTATTACCTTCTACATTCTG GTTTTTGTGGTGGCAGCGGTGGGAATCACCCGTGCTATCGTGTCCATGACCGTCAGAGCATCAAGTTCTGCCACCATCATTGACAAG GTGCTGTGGGAGATCAGCCGTTTCTTTCTGCTCACCATGGAGCTCAGTGTTATTATCCTGGGACTGGCTTTTG GCCACCTTGAGAGTCAGTCCAGTATAAAGCGTGTGCTGGCTATCACTGCTGTACTGGCACTGGGCTACTCGATCACACAG GGCACACTGGAGATCGTGTACCCCGACGAGCACCTGTCTGCCGAGGACTTCAACATCTACGGCCACGGAGGACGCCAGTTTTGGTTGGCCAGCTCTTGCTGCTTCTTCCTG ATCTACTCTTTGGTTGTCATCCTTCCCAAAACCCCGATGAGGGAGAGAATATCTTTGCCAT CTAAGAAGAGTTTTTATGTGTACGCTGCCATTCTGTCCCTGCTCAATCTGGTCCAGGGGCTGGGCAGTGCCCTTCTGTGTGCCGGCATCATAGAGGGGCTCTG CTCAGAGCCCAAGGTCCTCTTCTCCTACAAGTGCCAGGTGGACGAGCCTGACGACCAGACGGATGTCCACCTGCCCCCCGCCTCAGGCCTGGGCCACAAGGAGCAGCTGGAACGGGGCTCCTTCTACCCCGGCACCCAGATAGATGGCCTGACTGCTGCAACCATGGGCACCGGCATAGCTGCTTACCTGGACAATGTGGCCTCTGGTCCTTTCGGGCCGGGCAGCATAAACAGCGACCGCTGGAGAGCCATCAAcgcctga